One stretch of Riemerella columbina DNA includes these proteins:
- a CDS encoding DUF1573 domain-containing protein has product MKTVLMGLMLSVGFMASAQTISFDKKTIDYGKIEKGAEGHRFFTVTNTGDKPLVISKVQPSCGCTTPEWSQEPIMPGKSTKIKVGYNTNIVSPFKKLIEVYSNDPKAGRSVVWIQGEVLDPNAKK; this is encoded by the coding sequence ATGAAAACAGTTTTGATGGGGCTTATGCTTTCAGTAGGTTTTATGGCATCGGCTCAGACCATTAGTTTTGATAAAAAGACCATAGATTATGGCAAAATAGAAAAAGGTGCGGAAGGTCACCGCTTTTTTACCGTTACGAATACGGGAGACAAGCCTTTGGTGATTTCTAAGGTGCAGCCTTCGTGCGGATGTACTACGCCAGAATGGAGCCAAGAGCCTATAATGCCAGGGAAATCAACCAAAATTAAAGTGGGCTATAATACCAATATTGTAAGTCCGTTTAAGAAATTGATAGAGGTGTATTCTAACGATCCTAAGGCGGGCAGAAGCGTGGTGTGGATCCAAGGCGAGGTGTTAGATCCTAATGCTAAAAAGTAG
- a CDS encoding DUF2892 domain-containing protein, which yields MNKYIKFIIAGLIIALGIFLMFNRNVGWGIVLIILSAIPILLFFKNEYILLALWQLRKQNIAKAQQWLNRITNYQTQLHRSQYGYYHYMQGLTLAQDEPRKVEPLMKKALEYGLNMKQDRAMATLNLAAGALQRGRKQEAQKLLEEAKRLDSAGMMKDQIKMMKDQIKMPTMQKHMHNPHMRQRGKFF from the coding sequence ATGAATAAATATATCAAGTTTATTATTGCAGGGCTTATCATTGCCTTAGGTATCTTTTTAATGTTCAACAGAAATGTAGGCTGGGGGATTGTTTTAATCATCTTATCCGCCATCCCTATTTTGTTATTTTTCAAAAATGAATACATTCTATTAGCACTTTGGCAACTTAGAAAACAAAACATCGCTAAAGCCCAACAATGGCTCAACCGAATTACCAATTATCAAACGCAATTGCACCGCTCTCAGTACGGTTATTACCACTATATGCAAGGGCTCACTTTGGCGCAAGACGAACCCCGAAAAGTAGAACCTCTGATGAAAAAAGCCTTAGAATATGGTCTTAATATGAAACAAGACCGCGCTATGGCAACCCTCAATTTAGCCGCAGGCGCTCTACAAAGAGGGCGCAAGCAAGAGGCGCAAAAACTATTAGAAGAAGCCAAAAGATTAGACTCCGCAGGAATGATGAAAGACCAAATAAAAATGATGAAAGACCAAATAAAAATGCCAACGATGCAGAAACATATGCACAACCCTCATATGAGACAGAGAGGCAAATTTTTCTAA